In Trichoderma atroviride chromosome 2, complete sequence, one DNA window encodes the following:
- a CDS encoding uncharacterized protein (EggNog:ENOG41), which yields MSDDEVDLELLAILRQHLQGVSIKDEEPETGVLADAEYVYDHGIDVAIDMRSTKRAAETIYAQMQEKSYSTSTWSSHELHPKAKDEATAAFIFTMDLLNFSFWSELPDDERFAIEYKGKRWTGYWSLVAAIQRALEEDIPITDPHYWQNEDECNLESLRHVFRSCTEEEMPLLQERLDCLRESGNVLYNKYECSVVNLISAAKGSAAQLVNILARDFDCFRDEHPFEGRKAPVRIMKRAQIFVADIWACFEGKSYGEFRDIDKITMFADYRVPQILSTLGALYIGPQIDAAIRDKKLIESGSRWEIQLRACSIWCVELIRREIQSAHPDTHVNAILIDFFLYDTMKEMEAAGKESIPHHRTRSIWY from the exons ATGTCCGACGACGAGGTAGATCTCGAGCTCCTCGCCATTCTgcggcagcatctccaaggcGTCTCcatcaaagacgaagagccCGAAACAGGCGTCCTAGCTGATGCCGAATATGTCTACGACCATGGAATCGACGTAGCCATTGACATGCGCTCAACAAAGCGTGCCGCAGAGACCATTTATGCCCAGATGCAAGAGAAGAGCTATTCTACTTCCACCTGGTCATCACACGAGCTGCaccccaaggccaaggatgaAGCCACGGCCGctttcatcttcaccatGGACCTGCTCAACTTTTCGTTCTGGTCTGAGCTGCCTGACGACGAGAGATTTGCTATTGAGTACAAGGGGAAGAGATGGACGGGTTACTGGAGTCTTGTAGCCGCAATTCAGAGAGCCCTTGAAGAAG ATATCCCCATTACGGATCCTCACTACTGGCAAAATGAGGATGAGTGTAACTTGGAATCACTGAGACACGTATTCAGATCCTGCACAGAGGAAGAAATGCCTCTGCTTCAGGAGCGTCTTGACTGCCTTAGAGAGAGCGGGAATGTGCTTTATAAC AAATACGAATGCTCCGTCGTTAATCTCATTTCCGCCGCCAAGGGCTCCGCGGCCCAGCTCGTCAATATCCTCGCCCGGGACTTTGACTGCTTCAGAGACGAGCACCCATTCGAAGGCAGAAAAGCCCCTGTCCGCATCATGAAACGTGCCCAAATCTTCGTTGCAGACATATGGGCCTGTTTTGAGGGCAAGTCATATGGCGAGTTTCGTGATATTGACAAGATCACCATGTTTGCCGATTATCGTGTGCCACAGATTCTGTCTACCTTGGGCGCCTTGTATATCGGTCCACAGATTGACGCGGCCATTCGCGACAAGAAGCTTATTGAAAGCGGGAGCCGGTGGGAGATACAGCTAAGAG CTTGCAGTATCTGGTGCGTTGAGTTAATACGGAGAGAGATTCAGAGTGCGCACCCAGATACCCATGTTAATGCTATTTTGATCGACTTTTTCCTTTACGATACAATGAAGGAAATGGAAGCAGCAGGAAAGGAATCTATTCCCCACCACCGAACGCGAAGCATCTGGTATTAA
- a CDS encoding uncharacterized protein (EggNog:ENOG41), whose amino-acid sequence MNKLPGVNYLYMAESLPSDENTMMNFVDSLASFFAQSWTRGRPDNMTSQEHGDLAATCRARLDSLSKSLPGHLIPVVAQVRENMDGLFSGSYPIVLTHGDLSEMNMLVDPDSGALTGVVDWAEASLLPFGFSLYALDSVLGDMYLTGWTCHENADQARRRFWDTFCSIAQPSHAERQQMEVARLVGILFRYGTPVSSGFPGMLGIRGEDDGSLAFLEAFI is encoded by the exons ATGAACAAGCTCCCTGGAGTCAattacttgtacatggccGAATCGCTGCCAAGTGACGAAAACACAATGATGAACTTTGTGGACAGCCTGGCAAG CTTCTTTGCTCAGAGCTGGACGCGAGGACGACCAGATAATATGACTTCCCAGGAACACGGCGATCTCGCAGCCACGTGTCGGGCCAGGCTCGATTCGCTTTCCAAATCTCTCCCTGGGCACTTGATACCAGTTGTTGCCCAAGTGCGTGAGAACATGGATGGACTCTTTTCCGGAAGCTACCCTATCGTCCTCACCCACGGCGATCTCAGCGAAATGAACATGCTCGTCGACCCGGATAGCGGCGCTCTGACAGGGGTTGTCGACTGGGCTGAGGCGAGCCTCCTACCCTTCGGCTTTTCCCTCTATGCGCTGGACAGCGTTCTCGGAGACATGTACCTGACTGGTTGGACATGCCATGAAAACGCCGACCAGGCGAGGAGGCGCTTCTGGGATACCTTTTGCTCCATTGCACAGCCGTCCCACGCGGAACGTCAGCAAATGGAAGTGGCGAGGCTGGTCGGTATCCTCTTCCGGTACGGCACGCCGGTCAGCAGTGGATTCCCTGGCATGCTGGGTATCAGgggcgaggatgatggctCTCTTGCGTTCCTCGAGGCGTTCATTTGA
- a CDS encoding uncharacterized protein (TransMembrane:9 (i71-96o102-121i141-163o178-196i203-224o236-254i266-288o300-319i512-533o)): MNGTRRDAPPHRHQKNGDVPDAGLRSLDHYKRALPKWRYNLRQQALPLVRWETPYLAALQSKLRTPALDSYFAITANLGTHTFFMIFLPMLFWGGYAAFAKGLVHILALGVFWTGFVKDFYSLPRPLSPPLHRITMSGSAALEYGFPSTHSANAVSVAVYAILHLRSPDNPFSETTKLALEILSYFYGVSIIFGRLYCGMHGFLDVIIGSIMGAGITLLEYYLGPPLDAAMQSSSWVAPALIGIVIVILIRIHPEPADDCPCFDDSVAFAGVVIGLEAGTWTAGRSFLAYAEASMGALPYTWLVVAARMVVGIVVIFLWREIMKPTLLKVLPHVFRLIESTGYDLPRRFFTPASEYKSVPPGSRLDTLFPTASDFPRMVESIRHPTTRGRAVSIGPQSAADAYETLAYRERQRRDSIGSNSSLKGKSNLLDLDEEDEDKSGKGAQTSGVQKPAYKENEPSRGPNDAPAMQGGAENGSLDAYLTMENAREEKEMFSQLVRPRVRYDVEVVTKLVVYSGISWFTAAAIPVLFYFLGLGVVHTAVPWDKLLASN, translated from the exons ATGAACGGCACGCGACGCGATGCCCCGCCGCATCGTCACCAGAAGAATGGCGATGTCCCCGACGCGGGGCTGAGGAGCCTTGATCACT ATAAGAGAGCGCTGCCAAAATGGAGATACAATCTGCGACAACAGGCACTTCCTCTTGTCCGGTGGGAGACGCCGTATCTGGCTGCGCTCCAGAGCAAGCTGCGCACGCCGGCGCTCGACAGCTACTtcgccatcaccgccaacCTCGGCACCCATACGTTTTTCATGATCTTCCTGCCGATGCTGTTCTGGGGTGGCTATGCGGCCTTTGCTAAGGG GCTGGTCCATATCTTGGCGCTGGGTGTCTTCTGGACAGGCTTCGTCAAGGATTTCTACTCGCTGCCTCGACCGCTGTCGCCGCCTCTCCACCGTATCACCATGTCTGGATCTGCTGCGCTCGAGTATGGCTTCCCCTCCACCCACAGCGCCAATGCGGTTTCGGTTGCCGTGTATGCCATTCTGCACTTGCGAAGCCCCGATAATCCCTTTTCTGAGACGACGAAGCTGGCCCTCGAGATCCTGTCGTACTTTTATGGTGTATCAATCATCTTTGGGCGCCTCTACTGCGGCATGCATGGTTTCTTGGATGTCATCATAGGATCTATAATGGGGGCTGGTATCACCTTGCTGGAATACTACCTCGGGCCGCCGTTGGATGCCGCTATGCAGTCCAGCTCCTGGGTGGCTCCCGCCTTGATCGGCATCGTCATTGTCATCCTTATACGGATCCATCCCGAACCAGCAGACGATTGCCCCTGCTTCGACGATAGCGTGGCCTTTGCCGGCGTAGTCATCGGCCTGGAGGCTGGAACCTGGACCGCTGGAAGATCGTTCCTAGCTTACGCCGAGGCTAGCATGGGCGCTTTGCCGTACACATGGTTGGTTGTCGCGGCGAGGATGGTGGTTGGAatcgtcgtcatctttcTTTGGCGCGAAATCATGAAGCCCACGCTGCTCAAAGTGCTGCCCCATGTATTCCGCCTTATCGAGTCGACCGGATATGACCTGCCTCGAAGGTTCTTCACACCGGCTAGCGAGTACAAATCTGTGCCTCCCGGATCACGGCTGGATACCCTCTTCCCCACGGCCTCTGACTTCCCTCGCATGGTTGAGAGTATTCGACACCCTACAACTCGAGGACGAGCCGTCTCCATCGGACCACAGAGCGCAGCAGATGCGTACGAAACCTTGGCTTACCGAGAGCGGCAACGAAGAGACAGCATTGGAAGCAACTCTAGCCTAAAGGGCAAATCAAACCTTTTGGAtcttgacgaggaggacgaagacaAGTCAGGCAAAGGCGCCCAAACTTCTGGGGTCCAAAAGCCGGCTTACAAGGAGAATGAGCCGTCGAGAGGCCCGAACGACGCCCCTGCCATGCAAGGCGGGGCAGAGAATGGGAGTCTAGACGCCTATCTTACCATGGAAAATGCGCgcgaagaaaaggagatgtTTTCGCAGCTGGTGAGGCCGCGAGTGAGATACGACGTCGAAGTTGTCACAAAACTCGTCGTGTATTCAG GAATCTCATGGTTTACAGCCGCCGCAATTCCAGTGTTATTCTATttccttggcctcggtgTTGTCCATACGGCGGTTCCGTGGGATAAGTTGCTCGCCTCGAATTGA
- a CDS encoding uncharacterized protein (TransMembrane:7 (i12-32o94-112i119-140o152-170i182-204o216-235i428-449o)), whose protein sequence is MIFLPMLFWGGYAAFAKGLVHILALGVFWTGFVKDFYSLPRPLSPPLHRITMSGSAALEYGFPSTHSANAVSVAVYAILHLRSPDNPFSETTKLALEILSYFYGVSIIFGRLYCGMHGFLDVIIGSIMGAGITLLEYYLGPPLDAAMQSSSWVAPALIGIVIVILIRIHPEPADDCPCFDDSVAFAGVVIGLEAGTWTAGRSFLAYAEASMGALPYTWLVVAARMVVGIVVIFLWREIMKPTLLKVLPHVFRLIESTGYDLPRRFFTPASEYKSVPPGSRLDTLFPTASDFPRMVESIRHPTTRGRAVSIGPQSAADAYETLAYRERQRRDSIGSNSSLKGKSNLLDLDEEDEDKSGKGAQTSGVQKPAYKENEPSRGPNDAPAMQGGAENGSLDAYLTMENAREEKEMFSQLVRPRVRYDVEVVTKLVVYSGISWFTAAAIPVLFYFLGLGVVHTAVPWDKLLASN, encoded by the exons ATGATCTTCCTGCCGATGCTGTTCTGGGGTGGCTATGCGGCCTTTGCTAAGGG GCTGGTCCATATCTTGGCGCTGGGTGTCTTCTGGACAGGCTTCGTCAAGGATTTCTACTCGCTGCCTCGACCGCTGTCGCCGCCTCTCCACCGTATCACCATGTCTGGATCTGCTGCGCTCGAGTATGGCTTCCCCTCCACCCACAGCGCCAATGCGGTTTCGGTTGCCGTGTATGCCATTCTGCACTTGCGAAGCCCCGATAATCCCTTTTCTGAGACGACGAAGCTGGCCCTCGAGATCCTGTCGTACTTTTATGGTGTATCAATCATCTTTGGGCGCCTCTACTGCGGCATGCATGGTTTCTTGGATGTCATCATAGGATCTATAATGGGGGCTGGTATCACCTTGCTGGAATACTACCTCGGGCCGCCGTTGGATGCCGCTATGCAGTCCAGCTCCTGGGTGGCTCCCGCCTTGATCGGCATCGTCATTGTCATCCTTATACGGATCCATCCCGAACCAGCAGACGATTGCCCCTGCTTCGACGATAGCGTGGCCTTTGCCGGCGTAGTCATCGGCCTGGAGGCTGGAACCTGGACCGCTGGAAGATCGTTCCTAGCTTACGCCGAGGCTAGCATGGGCGCTTTGCCGTACACATGGTTGGTTGTCGCGGCGAGGATGGTGGTTGGAatcgtcgtcatctttcTTTGGCGCGAAATCATGAAGCCCACGCTGCTCAAAGTGCTGCCCCATGTATTCCGCCTTATCGAGTCGACCGGATATGACCTGCCTCGAAGGTTCTTCACACCGGCTAGCGAGTACAAATCTGTGCCTCCCGGATCACGGCTGGATACCCTCTTCCCCACGGCCTCTGACTTCCCTCGCATGGTTGAGAGTATTCGACACCCTACAACTCGAGGACGAGCCGTCTCCATCGGACCACAGAGCGCAGCAGATGCGTACGAAACCTTGGCTTACCGAGAGCGGCAACGAAGAGACAGCATTGGAAGCAACTCTAGCCTAAAGGGCAAATCAAACCTTTTGGAtcttgacgaggaggacgaagacaAGTCAGGCAAAGGCGCCCAAACTTCTGGGGTCCAAAAGCCGGCTTACAAGGAGAATGAGCCGTCGAGAGGCCCGAACGACGCCCCTGCCATGCAAGGCGGGGCAGAGAATGGGAGTCTAGACGCCTATCTTACCATGGAAAATGCGCgcgaagaaaaggagatgtTTTCGCAGCTGGTGAGGCCGCGAGTGAGATACGACGTCGAAGTTGTCACAAAACTCGTCGTGTATTCAG GAATCTCATGGTTTACAGCCGCCGCAATTCCAGTGTTATTCTATttccttggcctcggtgTTGTCCATACGGCGGTTCCGTGGGATAAGTTGCTCGCCTCGAATTGA
- a CDS encoding uncharacterized protein (EggNog:ENOG41), translating to MSVSASSISAASPVEAAAMLSASPSEAPNSAPPALPLHGVDVHKIPQILPRERVFPIQIGGELFKLSGASLSSDAPSYFSQYFLCQIQSAEQKGEDPSTSIRTLYIDRDPQTFRDIALHLQGYYVIPRDGTHFVRLFADAQFYNLPKLISQLNEESIFMSIGHREFQIPRDVLNDPANSPNYFSLGFALFFSQPNDLFPGLDREGLIRPPSILPPSVPNRNADTFAELLRLLRGYPVNIRDENHRQELLRDARYFHFKGIEQQLIPHAISFNPLRLIDEIILRLENVQKSGVSVPPAEEVSDGGRHVNYARPYVDSKPAELILEIGETTTMLKFSASGVKAEFFGRTKTRVAKLLEVVATKLSLPLTTQPLGVLMASGGRQLTTTHAGTHPPQRGPRPSHLRGRILSHPRRRRIRRGPEQLLAARRRPYRHNRR from the exons ATGTCGGTCTCTGCCTCGTCCATCTCCGCTGCTTCGCCAGTAGAGGCCGCAGCGATGCTTTCAGCGAGCCCGAGCGAGGCGCCCAACTCTGCGCCGCCCGCGCTGCCCTTGCACGGCGTCGACGTTCACAAGATTCCGCAGATCCTGCCGCGGGAGCGCGTCTTTCCGATCCAGATTGGCGGGGAGCTGTTTAAGCTGTCTGGCGCATCTCTCTCATCCGATG CTCCGTCCTACTTTTCGCAATACTTTCTTTGCCAGATCCAGTCGGCCGAGCAAAAGGGCGAGGACCCGAGTACCTCGATCCGGACGCTCTACATCGATCGCGACCCGCAGACCTTTCGAGACATTGCGCTGCATCTACAGGGATACTATGTGATACCACGAGACGGGACGCACTTTGTGCGCTTGTTTGCAGACGCTCAGTTCTATAACC TCCCCAAGCTCATCTCTCAACTCAACGAAGAGAGCATCTTCATGTCCATCGGCCATCGCGAATTCCAGATCCCTCGCGACGTCCTCAACGACCCCGCCAACTCGCCCAACTACTTCTCTCTCGGcttcgccctcttcttctcccagccaAACGACCTCTTCCCCGGCCTCGACCGCGAGGGCCTGATACGCCCGCCGTCTATTCTCCCGCCGTCGGTGCCTAATCGCAACGCCGACACCtttgccgagctgctgcggctgctgcgcggGTATCCCGTCAATATCCGCGACGAAAACCATCGCCAAGAACTCCTCCGAGACGCTCGATATTTCCACTTCAAGGGTatagagcagcagctcatccccCATGCCATCAGCTTCAATCCCTTGCGCCTCATCGACGAGATTATCCTGCGGTTGGAAAATGTACAAAAGAGCGGTGTCAGTGTTCCACCGGCCGAGGAAGTCAGCGACGGCGGTCGACACGTCAACTACGCTCGCCCATACGTAGACAGCAAACCGGCCGAGCTGATATTGGAGATTGGAGAGACGACAACGATGCTCAAGTTCTCCGCCAGCGGCGTCAAGGCAGAATTCTTTGGGCGCACGAAAACCAGGGTGGCCAAACTCCTCGAAGTGGTTGCAACAAAGCTCAGTCTGCCCCTGACTACACAACCATTGGGCGTCCTCATGGCCTCCGGGGGGCGCCAGCTCACAACCACCCACGCCGGGACACACCCCCCTCAGCGAGGACCTCGTCCGAGTCATCTTCGAGGCCGAATCCTCAGTCACCCTCGACGGCGAAGAATACGGCGAGGACCTGAGCAACTACTCGCCGCCCGAAGACGCCCCTACCGCCACAACCGACGTTGA
- a CDS encoding uncharacterized protein (EggNog:ENOG41), producing the protein MASPDRVNQRRDIFASVRPVAGDGGRDSTVHDKISQFNSLSMSMQSRQLERKSADAALKRAMLGREEAEAEMKRLKEEARVLRQEIEEGKERERRVGERLETIMENYGRAKETHAHTEALWEKEIRRARKENFKAQSTIVKLQEDLKNTRAATKLVEESLQHEKDRCHAQEQETKKAQATIAQLQEEMITHSAETNSIEESLQYEKDRCQAQEQETLKAQATIAKLEEEIKAHSAENNSIEESLQYEKDRSQTRDQELFKARSTITKLHEDLKTARGATKTAQESLLKEKEKTRAQEHEIFEAKYQVSSLQDQLEQALERMKLVEQERDAYKTAAKNEEVARLAAEGRIPLPAEESDNEFASPPRKRRIGSTIRCKDPRVSLSTMEVVSSASLELELEDLSEQVQWERQRADRAQEMIEFMQAECQMHCCPASKSKRRTSMLAMQLPRASPQKSRLSLEATIQEERSAPPEHAPSPAQQQELKPAKVRKGARRSTVFLPQEGVFRTVSEQEAIELEAQRKAEIVIEAHEETEPELSPSKGKQEAHQRTFARTPPVEPSAYDFAPSRASLMSLIDTPRMNAQADSLPNLHSIPTVSDHNSAQEGLKRYLAAVAEDEMDVKPEVVPEPEPFSLPQKRPSAGSSRSSSKAVYTVTTTVPLQDERSSSSTFSQRMRTASSSSSASFDTTDPAMDPTMTREEALAKIQERRGRARSVTRGTAPSQSRPASAMSRPTSAMSRPASVMSRPTSAMSRRDQSRMGRVGSRSRSRNS; encoded by the exons ATGGCATCGCCCGACCGCGTGAACCAGCGCCGCGACATCTTTGCCAGCGTTCGCCCGGTAGCCGGAGACGGAGGCCGCGACAGCACGGTGCACGACAAGATCAGCCAGTTTAACAGCCTCAGCATGAGCATGCAGTCCCGGCAGCTGGAGCGCAAGAGCGCCGATGCGGCGCTTAAGCGAGCCATGTTGGGGCgcgaagaggccgaggccgagatgaAGCGCCTGAAGGAGGAGGCGCGAGTCTTGCGGCAGGAAATCGAGGAGGGCAAGGAGCGGGAGAGGAGAGTTGGCGAGCGATTGGAAACCATCATG GAAAACTATGGACGCGCCAAGGAGACACATGCACACACCGAGGCTCTCtgggaaaaggaaatcagACGtgcgagaaaagaaaatttcaAAGCCCAGTCGACCATTGTCAAACTCCAGGAGGATCTCAAAAACACCCGCGCCGCAACCAAATTGGTCGAAGAATCGCTACAACATGAAAAGGATCGCTGCCATgctcaagagcaagagactAAAAAAGCTCAGGCTACCATTGCCCAGCTGCAGGAGGAGATGATCACTCACAGCGCCGAGACCAACTCCATCGAAGAATCGCTACAGTACGAAAAGGATAGGTGCCAGGCTCAGGAGCAAGAAACTCTAAAGGCGCAGGCCACCATTGCCAAACTTGAAGAGGAGATCAAGGCCCATAGCGCCGAGAACAACTCCATTGAAGAATCGCTGCAGTATGAAAAAGATAGGAGCCAGACCCGAGACCAGGAGCTCTTCAAGGCCCGATCTACCATTACTAAGCTCCATGAAGACCTCAAAACTGCCCGCGGTGCCACAAAGACTGCTCAAGAGTCACTGCttaaggagaaggaaaagactCGCGCTCAAGAGCATGAAATTTTCGAAGCGAAATACCAAGTTAGCAGCTTACAAGATCAGCTCGAGCAAGCACTTGAGCGGATGAAGCTGGTGGAACAGGAGCGAGATGCCTACAAGACTGCCGCCAAGAACGAGGAAGTTGCGCGTCTTGCTGCAGAGGGACGCATTCCTCTGCCTGCGGAGGAATCCGATAACGAGTTTGCGTCTCccccaagaaagagaagaattggATCGACAATTAGGTGCAAAGACCCCcgcgtctctctctccaccaTGGAAGTCGTCTCGTCGGCTTCTCTTGAGCTAGAGCTCGAGGACCTTAGTGAGCAGGTGCAGTGGGAAAGGCAGAGAGCCGACCGAGCTCAAGAAATGATTGAGTTTATGCAGGCCGAGTGCCAGATGCACTGCTGCCCTGCCTCCAAGTCTAAACGCCGAACTAGCATGTTGGCCATGCAGCTCCCTCGCGCTTCTCCTCAAAAGTCGAGGCTTTCTTTGGAGGCCACCATCCAGGAAGAGAGGAGCGCACCTCCTGAACATGCCCCCTCGcccgcccagcagcaggagttGAAGCCGGCAAAGGTGAGGAAGGGCGCAAGGCGGAGCACCGTCTTTTTGCCCCAGGAGGGCGTCTTCCGCACGGTATCCGAGcaagaggccattgagctAGAAGCTCAGCGCAAGGCGGAGATTGTGATTGAGGCTCACGAAGAGACTGAGCCGGAGTTGTCTCCCTCcaaaggaaaacaagagGCACATCAACGTACGTTTGCGAGAACACCACCTGTCGAGCCTTCAGCCTATGATTTTGCCCCAAGCAGAGCATCCCTGATGTCGCTCATCGACACTCCGCGAATGAACGCTCAAGCTGACTCTCTGCCAAATTTGCATAGCATCCCGACGGTTTCTGACCACAACTCCGCACAAGAGGGGTTAAAGCGATACTTGGCAGCGGTAgcagaagacgagatggatgtGAAGCCCGAGGTGGTGCCAGAACCAGAACCATTCAGCTTGCCTCAGAAACGTCCATCTGCTGGCTCGTCTCGGTCTTCTTCAAAAGCCGTCTATACTGTGACGACTACAGTCCCACTTCAAGACGAACGATCCTCCAGCTCAACTTTCAGCCAGAGAATGCGAACggcatccagcagcagcagcgcgagCTTCGACACGACTGATCCGGCAATGGACCCCACTATGACTCGCGAAGAAGCCCtggccaagatccaggagaggagaggacgTGCTAGGAGTGTGACCAGAGGCACGGCTCCATCGCAGAGCCGGCCAGCGTCTGCTATGAGCCGACCAACGTCTGCTATGAGTCGGCCAGCATCTGTTATGAGTCGGCCAACCTCTGCCATGAGCCGAAGAGACCAGAGCAGGATGGGCAGAGTTGGAAGCAGGTCCAGGTCCAGAAACTCATGA
- a CDS encoding uncharacterized protein (EggNog:ENOG41) has product MASPDRVNQRRDIFASVRPVAGDGGRDSTVHDKISQFNSLSMSMQSRQLERKSADAALKRAMLGREEAEAEMKRLKEEARVLRQEIEEGKERERRVGERLETIMENYGRAKETHAHTEALWEKEIRRARKENFKAQSTIVKLQEDLKNTRAATKLVEESLQHEKDRCHAQEQETKKAQATIAQLQEEMITHSAETNSIEESLQYEKDRCQAQEQETLKAQATIAKLEEEIKAHSAENNSIEESLQYEKDRSQTRDQELFKARSTITKLHEDLKTARGATKTAQESLLKEKEKTRAQEHEIFEAKYQVSSLQDQLEQALERMKLVEQERDAYKTAAKNEEVARLAAEGRIPLPAEESDNEFASPPRKRRIGSTIRCKDPRVSLSTMEVVSSASLELELEDLSEQVQWERQRADRAQEMIEFMQAECQMHCCPASKSKRRTSMLAMQLPRASPQKSRLSLEATIQEERSAPPEHAPSPAQQQELKPAKVRKGARRSTVFLPQEGVFRTVSEQEAIELEAQRKAEIVIEAHEETEPELSPSKGKQEAHQPSRRFLTTTPHKRG; this is encoded by the exons ATGGCATCGCCCGACCGCGTGAACCAGCGCCGCGACATCTTTGCCAGCGTTCGCCCGGTAGCCGGAGACGGAGGCCGCGACAGCACGGTGCACGACAAGATCAGCCAGTTTAACAGCCTCAGCATGAGCATGCAGTCCCGGCAGCTGGAGCGCAAGAGCGCCGATGCGGCGCTTAAGCGAGCCATGTTGGGGCgcgaagaggccgaggccgagatgaAGCGCCTGAAGGAGGAGGCGCGAGTCTTGCGGCAGGAAATCGAGGAGGGCAAGGAGCGGGAGAGGAGAGTTGGCGAGCGATTGGAAACCATCATG GAAAACTATGGACGCGCCAAGGAGACACATGCACACACCGAGGCTCTCtgggaaaaggaaatcagACGtgcgagaaaagaaaatttcaAAGCCCAGTCGACCATTGTCAAACTCCAGGAGGATCTCAAAAACACCCGCGCCGCAACCAAATTGGTCGAAGAATCGCTACAACATGAAAAGGATCGCTGCCATgctcaagagcaagagactAAAAAAGCTCAGGCTACCATTGCCCAGCTGCAGGAGGAGATGATCACTCACAGCGCCGAGACCAACTCCATCGAAGAATCGCTACAGTACGAAAAGGATAGGTGCCAGGCTCAGGAGCAAGAAACTCTAAAGGCGCAGGCCACCATTGCCAAACTTGAAGAGGAGATCAAGGCCCATAGCGCCGAGAACAACTCCATTGAAGAATCGCTGCAGTATGAAAAAGATAGGAGCCAGACCCGAGACCAGGAGCTCTTCAAGGCCCGATCTACCATTACTAAGCTCCATGAAGACCTCAAAACTGCCCGCGGTGCCACAAAGACTGCTCAAGAGTCACTGCttaaggagaaggaaaagactCGCGCTCAAGAGCATGAAATTTTCGAAGCGAAATACCAAGTTAGCAGCTTACAAGATCAGCTCGAGCAAGCACTTGAGCGGATGAAGCTGGTGGAACAGGAGCGAGATGCCTACAAGACTGCCGCCAAGAACGAGGAAGTTGCGCGTCTTGCTGCAGAGGGACGCATTCCTCTGCCTGCGGAGGAATCCGATAACGAGTTTGCGTCTCccccaagaaagagaagaattggATCGACAATTAGGTGCAAAGACCCCcgcgtctctctctccaccaTGGAAGTCGTCTCGTCGGCTTCTCTTGAGCTAGAGCTCGAGGACCTTAGTGAGCAGGTGCAGTGGGAAAGGCAGAGAGCCGACCGAGCTCAAGAAATGATTGAGTTTATGCAGGCCGAGTGCCAGATGCACTGCTGCCCTGCCTCCAAGTCTAAACGCCGAACTAGCATGTTGGCCATGCAGCTCCCTCGCGCTTCTCCTCAAAAGTCGAGGCTTTCTTTGGAGGCCACCATCCAGGAAGAGAGGAGCGCACCTCCTGAACATGCCCCCTCGcccgcccagcagcaggagttGAAGCCGGCAAAGGTGAGGAAGGGCGCAAGGCGGAGCACCGTCTTTTTGCCCCAGGAGGGCGTCTTCCGCACGGTATCCGAGcaagaggccattgagctAGAAGCTCAGCGCAAGGCGGAGATTGTGATTGAGGCTCACGAAGAGACTGAGCCGGAGTTGTCTCCCTCcaaaggaaaacaagagGCACATCAAC CATCCCGACGGTTTCTGACCACAACTCCGCACAAGAGGGGTTAA